A portion of the Calliphora vicina chromosome 5, idCalVici1.1, whole genome shotgun sequence genome contains these proteins:
- the CNBP gene encoding CCHC-type zinc finger nucleic acid binding protein produces MSMASTCYNCNRPGHFARECSSGGGGGGGGGGGGRGGGGGGRDMRRGHYREKCFKCNQFGHFARSCPETSERCYRCNDIGHISKDCSQPDNPTCFKCNKIGHWARNCPDASNDRGSSNISCYKCNRTGHISKNCPDTAKTCYGCGKSGHLRRECEEKGSRN; encoded by the coding sequence ATGTCCATGGCTTCCACGTGCTACAATTGCAACCGTCCGGGTCATTTCGCCCGCGAATGCAGTTCTGGAGGAGGTGGTGGTGGAGGAGGTGGCGGTGGTGGCCGCggaggtggtggtggtggcCGTGATATGAGACGTGGTCACTACCGCGAGAAGTGCTTCAAGTGTAACCAGTTTGGTCATTTTGCTCGCAGTTGCCCCGAAACATCGGAGCGTTGCTATCGCTGCAATGATATTGGTCACATTTCTAAGGATTGCTCACAACCAGACAACCCGACTTGCTTTAAGTGTAACAAGATTGGCCACTGGGCGCGCAACTGTCCCGACGCATCAAATGACCGTGGATCGAGTAACATTTCATGCTATAAGTGCAACCGCACTGGACACATTTCTAAAAATTGTCCGGATACTGCTAAGACATGCTACGGCTGCGGCAAAAGCGGTCACTTGAGACGTGAGTGCGAAGAAAAAGGGAGTCGTAACTAG